attgcatatatatataaaagaaagaattttatttcagaaatatatatatatatatatatatatatatatatatataaagaaagaattttatttcatcttcacttttaatttttttatttgatatcatTGTAATTAGGGTCTGAGACTCTAcaataatatatgtatttttacacattttgattgtttgaaacagttatgaaattaattattgattgagATTTAGTcatctttaaaatttttcacCATTTTTTAAGAGTTAAGAATGTATTTTACgaagaataaattttaatattttttcacaaattcAACATATATTATCAACTTATCTATATTCATTCATCTTCACTTTTAATTTAGACTTGTTAATTacaattttacaaataaaaaaaattcataatgaaCCTAAAAAGAAAGATGTGATTGGATAAATTTGTACTGTGACTAGATGTATCACAAATACACTCAAACTAAAACACATGTTTAGGAGATCGTCATTATTGATGTCTTTGAGGGTATATATATATGCCAGCCTGCAGACGTTCCCttgcaattaattattaacattgcAGTAAATGAGATAAATTGTTTGGTATAGTTGGATGAACGATTTGAAGTACAAATAGGGGGTTATGCATAACTTTAATTTGCTCAGATCGAAGAAGCAAAACAAAGCCAAAACTACAGTTCTCTCAATGAAGCTCCCAGCACATTGTTTTCTGGCTTCAACTTTGAAGTCACTTGTCCGTTTGACAGTACTATTACTAGTTGTTTCCAGCAACAAAACAAAGGGTGCCGTGAAACTTCCACCAAATATCTCGGTTCCAGCAGTGTTGGTATTTGGAGATTCGATCATGGACActggcaacaacaacaacaacttgaTAACATCAGCTCGGAGCaacttcccaccatatggccaAGATTTTAAGGGAGGGATCCCTACTGGTCGATTTTGCAATGGAAAGGTTCCTTCAGATATTCTAGGTTTGCTTGCTTCGAGGACacttataaattgattttttttatatattaaattgaacgaaatttaattatataaaatcttaTCCACTAAGTTATAacactttaaattaatttatgatttagaCTTGTTTGTCTATATATACTAAGTTATAATACATCAGATGCGATTCTTTATGCGTTGTTGAATTcgaattattctttttttttttcattacatgTATTGTGTGCgataagttaaatatttatttattcccttcttagtaaaaactaaaaaacattgATCTGATaatcaaattcatttaaaattggAATATGGATCGATATATTAGATCACATTTAAATTAGAACcactaaatgataaaaataaggcAGGGGGAACTTaacaaattgaataaaaaacatatatatatacaaacaatatgttaataatttatttgtttgtgattTTTACCATTGCTTTATCTTTAGATGATGTATATTGGaatctttcattttcaattagATCCCTTTCTTAGGAATGAGATTCTTAATTAGGTAAATTTCCGcgaaagaattataaaaaaattgtttaattatgaTCAATTACCatgaaaatttaataacttgaattataattaattctcacaacaaaaaattacggatataatttttttattaatactttAGCTATCTGATCCCTATCTATCTGTAGCCTTTATTAAAACACTTTATTACCATtctaaaagtattttttctattagaatttaaatatgttaaactgaatttaattattttctagtAGACTACTTTTATATGTTGTGATGCTAATTGagtgcatatttaatttatttaattttagaaaaataagcaCTTTTTTACTACTAGcttcataagattttttttctttctaaaaattaaaggctattatttatctaaatttaaacattgatgagtttttattttttttatatcaacgTTGATGAGTTGCTTCAACTTGATTTGTGCAAGGGGATTAagtttagaaaattttaatataatagatAAAGTGATCACTAAGCTAAAGTcttgtatttttcttaaattagttTCTTTCTGTTCTTTAACTGTATGATCAGTTGAAGAATTAGGCATTAAAGAGTTTCTACCCGCATATTTGGATCCAAATCTCGAGCTTAATGAATTACCCACCGGTGTGTGCTTTGCATCCGGTGGTTCCGGATACGATCCTTTGACATCCCAAACTGCGGTACACAATTTTTTCTCCCAAATTAAAGTTtgtgaaattaataatttcactGTTcctatactcttttttttttttaactgattaCGTTGTAAAAATCACTGTTCCTTTTCTAACTCTGTTACGTTACTTATTTATAACAGACAGCTATACCATTATCTGGTCAACTAGACATGTTCAAAGAATACATAGTGAAGCTAAAAGGACACGTTGGAGAGGACAGAACAAACTTCATCCTAGCCAACGGTCTTTTCTTTGTCGTTTTAGGCAGCAATGACATTTCCAACACATACTTTTTGACCCATCTTAGAGAACTGCAATATGATGTTCCCACTTACTCCGACTTCATGCTTAACTCAGCTTCTAATTTCTTCGAGGTATGCATaagtttcatatatataatttcttcaATTTACACTATTTGTGACTTTAATTTCAATGAACGGTAagacaccattttttttttaaagaatgaaaGGTGTGGAAAgggtaaaaagataaaaataaaatatagaagtgtgagatttattatattaatttttgaagtttacatctcaaattcattcaagagaaattaaaccaaatattatatattgataaaaaaatactacccaagtgtaaataattttatcttattaattcactaaaaattgttattaatatgatttttaatataattattataaaaatttaacaaatttaacaaatttatcattcaaAACCGTTAATGTTGTAATTCATTATTTTCATATGATCACAAAACATATCAATTCACGTATTTTTCATAGAGTTTATTGTTATTTACTCATATGAAAATTAAGGTATTGATTTTTCTTCCCTCTCAATACAATTGAAAGGAAATATATCAACTGGGTGCACGGAGGATTGCAGTAGTTAGTGCACCACCGGTTGGTTGTGTACCGTTTCACAGAACATTGAGTGGTGGAATAGCAAGAAAATGTGTACAAAAGTACAACGATGCAGTGCTGTTATTTAACGACAAACTGTCGAAGaaaataaattcccttaatcAGAAACTTCCAAACAGCAGGATTGTTTACTTCGATGTTTACAACCCTTTGCTTGATGTCACTGTGAACCACCAAAAATATGGTAATTACATCACATTACATATTTCACTTTATCTTTTGATAGAAATTACCACTGATCAGCTTTTGTTTTGAAATCATTAATGACAAAAGTTGCTAGGTAAAACTTCAATAATATTACCTTCACTTTACCGGTATTACctctttttcatattatttttttctgttagAGATTGTTACACAtagattaaaaaacatttaataaaattaaaaattgttacacttaaactaaaatgttcttatttaatatcttgatttctaataACTGTATCACTAGTAATGAGTATTAGATGAGAGTAtatttgcaaaaaaattattaattagactTTTTGATTAATAAGGACTCTAATCATTCGGGATATAATTATACTTTTTGACTTAGCTTATTCccaataatgtattttatgagAATCAATCTCATGTTTTTTTCTACAAATTCAGTAcatgttaattaaattatacccattaaatgaatattaattagattttgaaactctaaaatatcaattattttatgaaataataaaaaatgtaaaacatagaaaaatatgaaaagaaggTAGTACTTCCCTATAGTTTGTGAAAATCTTTCGGTGCTCTGCTGTTTATATATCACTTTAATTGTAACAATCCAacagaaattaatgattttaattaacttttgtgAAATGTTTCCTTGTCCAACTGCAGGTTACAAAGTCGGGGACAGAGGGTGTTGTGGCACAGGCAATCTAGAGGTTGCATTGACATGCAACCATTTGGATGCCACGTGTTCCAACGTTTTGGATTATGTGTTTTGGGACGGTTTTCACCCTAGTGAAAGCGTTTACAAACAGCTTGTGCCCCCTCTCCTACAGAAATATATACACCGGTTTGCGTGAGCAATTAATCTATTTCCTTTTTACACAAATCTATCTctgattttttatgtaatttcgGGTTTGATTAATTCTTAGCTACGTGGCTACCAAATAATTCGTTATATCTAAAAGCTAAAAAATCATGCATACAATTTCTAGAGGGTTGTGGCTTTTTCAGACAATAGTAGCAGAAACAAGTGCCTCTGAGATGCATTTTCTTTGAGatgcattttatattttgagtgcATAGCTTGCTCAAAAGTATGGAAGCTAAATTGGATTATCATTTTCTCAGCTTTGCGTAATAATTGCAAGGTCTGTTATCTTCAATTTCTCGCTTAATTACTAAGTTGTTGTTCAGTCTTGAGGAAGGAGCGGCAAACTATTTGGCACGCAGTAGTATGAAATagaattattttgtaataaaaaaagatcGGAGATAGAAGAAATAGTGGATTCAGGTTTATGATATGGTatcttgcttttaaatttgatgtggtattttttattcaatcttATTTTGAGGGGTCATGCAAATTTGACTCGAGTTTATGATGTGGTGGTATCTTGCATATGCTGCATATTGACATTTAGTGCTTCTAGTTGTCACACGATATCTGTTATGGTGGCATATATTTAATGTGGATCTCTTTGTATTTGCCTTATTTGGCGGACCATACTTGTCCAGATTGTCATTTTCTAAGGCACGAGGAATGTTGTGGCTAAATTTGGGCGTAGGGAgagatttatattttaaattgctGGAGTTATTAGCTAGAGTAGTTTTATTCTTTTGACAATGATGAACAAAGTTTAAGTATCCATTTAATTATCAGTGTGTTTAGCATGATCCGCCCAGAGCCTTGTAAATGAAAGTTTCTACTTTTCAAAACAACAATCGTAAAAGATATGGGGGATGGATTAACGTTAAGTTGAACTGAACTTAATTTCAAACACCCACTGTATtggtaattaatatttaataaaaattattgagtgtacatgttttttttaattattatgttagttattaatttttttcagtaaaaaaattcaaaactattatttctctcctcttccattgtttttttaatttttacaatcaaATCCAtcttataatttctttattaagatatttgtaaaatgagatattaattaatagtagCTAGATGGTTGACTCGGAAGCTCCCTTGTGATATTCCAAGGAATAAGCAATGAGTATGAAAATTTGGTCTGAGTTTTTAGCTTGGGACATGATTTTAACTGGTTTTCCCCTTTGAGAAACCATATTCTTCACTCATCAACCTAAATTGTTTCCTCGATCGACAATTAGGGATGAACCAATTGGTTCCCACTCCTGTGTTGAAGAAATTGAAGCAATCATTCGTGGATGCTGCAATCAATAAAGTAGTACTAaagaattgatataaaaaaaactgatcTAGAATGTtgggaaaaaaatgtaaattatattaaactcaaaatgatacaataataaacggggcataccccgcagttaaagaaaatcaaaagtctccctaatacaagaagacctatatcaagatgctaaaacaaatgtaacaggtgcgcttgtctatacataagaaacttaatcttgctaataacctctattacagaaaattgataatcttcaaaaatcagcttgttcctagacagccaAATGCAGTAGACGGTAATTGCTATAGCCAGACAAcataattttccttgaacacctgatatggatctgcccctaattaaagagtcagtaatgcgTTGTAAAGAAGTGAAACGCCTGCGGAAAGGAGGCAAATAACGAATGTGAGCTcaaacttggagagatttcctgcaagaaaagaataaatgaacATTTGACTCAGgctcatttgaacataaagggtagagggaacccttgttcaaaaaagcaactttgtcaagagtaagcagCCGATTCCTTTTAGCAAGCCACAAAATAAAAGACATCTTATGGGGGATTGCTGGATTCcatataacagaacaccaactaacagtaggcttgacacctctaatgtattcatagactttgccaacaagcaattgttcattggtgcttcaagattgaatcctctttttggactcttccgtacttagctctttagagataataaagtcccttatttgaatgattttctttatcaaaactgaatctgatgaagaagtattgtaattccacacatcgctccctctgaaatagtaatggtgaacccaccgaacccatagagaatctttcttacaatGAAAGTCCCACAGGATACAGGAAAGAAGCGCAAGGTTccagtccttgagattaaaaAGGCCTAAACCCCCTTCTTTTTTCGGAAAACAAACTACTGACCAAGCAACCAAGGGCTTGTTTTTGCCAATATCCGCTTTGCCCCACAGAAAATTACGGCACGAAGCGTTGATCCGGTCCAGAACAGATTGCGGCAAAGGAAAAATCCCCATCCAGAAATTCACAATTCCTTGAATAACCGCTCTGATAAACTCTAACTTACCTGCATAAGATAAAGACTTTTTGTTCCATCCCTGAATCAGACCAGTAATCTTGGAAAGCAAGGGAGCATAATGACATACATTTAATCTAGATGATAAAAAGGGAATACCCAAGTATTTGAAAGGGAAGTCACCCAAGCTAAATCCAGTAAGCTGCTGAATATGAGAAAGCTCATGAGGCCTAATACCGGCTGATACCGGCTGAGTATATGACAGATTTATCAGAGCTGATGGAAAGTCCTGAAACCCTACAGAAGTGCTGAAGCTTGGCAAACATAGTTGACACAGAAGGGATATCTCCTCTAGATAGAAGCATAATATCATCTGCAAAAGTCAAATGAGATAGCTGAATACTTGCACAATtgggatgaaatttaaaattgacatCATCCTTGAGACTGCTCATATCTCTAGAAAAGTACTCCAAACAGAGCACAAACAGATAAGGGGAGAGAGGATCCCCTTGTCTAAGACCCCGTTACCATTTGAAGTGACCATAAATGGATCTATTGACTGTCGCACTAAAGGAAGTGGAAGAAACACAAACTGATCTAGAATGTTCATCGTTCGTGATATTGCAAAAATATCATCTTCTCACACATTACAATGATTTTCTAGGAATTGATGTAGATTACCAATATAAAAagcattttgtttttgtatactagagaatattttaacaaaagttaaataaaaaggccatatttatctatctatcagttgaaaataatgttataaGGAATCCATTATAAAATgccttattttaaaagtttgctTATGTTGTCTTCCTAGCTACAGTGgtacagaaaataaaagatatgattaaaaagaaaataaaatgttctTAAATAGTCCGTGTTTTGAATATATGTCTAAATTATCATGAGAGATTAAATGAGTTTTGCACTATCTGTATATATATCTGAGCCCGATTGAAATAAGGTGCACGAGGATCATGAATTTCCTTGCCAAACAGCTGGTGAAGCAAGCAGGTTCTGGTGGCCCCGTTTATTTGAAAACAATTTAGGTTGGTTTTGTTCCAGTTAATAGCTGGAACAAAATAATGTTGGTTGGCATTTACctgaaatatatatatgaccAGGGGCGATTGTCATTGACTTCTTTCAGGTTTGCTAATCGTCTTAAttgcattaaattaaataagaaacttAAAAAGCCCAGAGgattaatattgttattatatcTCTCTTAAATTTACAATTTGATCACTACCACTTTCTCTTAATCTTATAGTATAAAAGATATGAATTGGTTAATTATAATAttccttaacaaaaaaaaaaaaaggagggcAGCTGCATCCCCTGGATCCTTATATAAGTCTGTCATTGTATGTTAAGGGATTTAAACacaaaacaatattaaataagaaaatatttaatattttaaaattaaaaatattcaatgttttctttttaaatacttgaaataaattaactaaaagtaccaaataatattttcactCCTTTGTACAGCCTTAAAAAACATGCAATAAAATTTACCCTcatataattcataaaaaatagtcAATCTTTTTTTTCCCATCAAATTATTAATGCCCGATCATTTGTTAACAATTATTtgcttttttactttattttatgaacatttagatttcccttttatttttcctccttatcaataacaaataaaacCTGCATAAACAAATACCGGCCagatttgtttaattaatgtctatcattatttatttatttttatttatctgtttaatgaaattttaaatttttatagataaaattttggtatatattaattgttgtatattttcaagCAATTCGTTCCTATATGTTAAAGTTCTCTCTTTTAGTCAATCCTTGATTAAGAAaacaccatatatatatataagtcactcgtgcatatttataatcatgTGAAACTGTATAGCAAATGGATATATATCATTATCTGTTCACTGAGTTTGTCTTATTGTCCGCAGTCTTAGAAGTTGCATAGTGCTTAATTAATTGAGTTACCCATTCATATGCTAATAACCAAGTTTGGTGTACTGGAAAATAACGAAGGCCACGCGGATTGTTGGAGAAAGCTGTAACTACTACTCCAGCATTCGTTGTTGCACCAGCTGTTTATTGTTGTTGCATTGTTTGCAAAATGATGATCTGATTAAAGCGCTGCTCATttgtagagaaaaaaatatagaaaggtTTTATAAGTGCAAAAAAGCATTCAGAATACTATtcaagaaattaatatttaaaattataaaatattatcaatgcactcataattttcaaaaatagaacttgaattttatttgtaatgCATGCAATATTGCACTACCTTAGATCTTGAACCAAAAATAATGAGAACACGATAGTAAAGTTAGATCtggttaaatattattttttgctttaaaaCATTTGCTATTTAAAGGGATAACAAAaagttattaactttttttaaccaAGAAAAGTGGATGATGGTATTAAtcttaagaaattttttatcacttctttaaatttttcttgttttatataaGGGACATTACTAATTAAGATATAAGAATAAGATTGGAAAacataattagtatttttattttctaaaataacaacttaattgaaacaaattaaataatatctgGAAATCAAAAGGTATTCTGAAATGAGgacaattagtttttaaaatcaaatttaatatgaGATCTAAACATGATGTACGTATTATGTAGAGGAGgtaattcattttcaaaaactaattaacTTCACCAAGCgtacaatattttaattttctgctTTTATGTTGATACAAGGTGGTTGGCACTTGGCAGAGCGAGTTATAGCAAAAGAGGGGAAACAGTCACCACGTGGTCTGCATTATTTGCGGTTCGACTTTTAACCAccagttattaataaaatatatatatatatatatatatatatatatatatatatatatatatatatatatatatatatatataattcgaAATTTATTAGGGTAGCCTAATCCATTATTATTAGTTCTATCCCATTTTTGTTCTGATTTTGTCATCTAAGACATACTAAATAAATGTGATAGGTAAAGTGTGGTTATTAGAGACACTTTCCttaatttccttaattagtgCATCATCCACTTAGTAGGCGTGTTGATAAACAGATGAAATCTAatgtaaatagaaaaaaaatgataaaaaattgaaaaccgaATAAATcagaaatcaaaccaaacttctaaattcatatatatttttatccataaatttataatatcacttgtttttttttatttttttatatatttataaaattatcatataatttatatttatttataaaaaaatatatttaatcaatgatctttttttattaattatctgAGTTAAGATGTACAAATATATTATCATCCATATCTATATTAAAACTATTTGGTCACTGTCTCGTATTGTTGgacaatttttaagattttctattttaatcttactgattttattttttattctttcactttttttcaagATCGTGCAATGCACGGATTTCCATGCTAGTTAGTTATATAAtgacataaataaattattgatatttgaaattatttttttattatatttattatatatatcctactttttattaatattttttcaaaagaaataaaattaaaattaaaattgataatcaattcaatttaaatcgctttaaattaaatttgattggatCGATTAAAACTAAAGAGTACAAACCAAATCAATAGTAAATTTACAGAACCAAAATTATCAGTTCAAAgtaatttttctcttcaaaacaGATTCAATTTAATCTACAATCACCCTTTGACTTAGCCCACCTACTTCCTTgtagtatcaattaattttctatttgttttcaCGAGAATAGGTATGCACAACTCACTTTAATTTGTTcacccttttgctttttttggtgattgtgAATTAATGCTAGGGTTAGTTCAGAATGGATCGATCCAATTAAGAAAGAGCACGCGTCTCTCTCCCATCCCTCTTCAATTTAATTTGCtttaatatatgtatttaactaatatttcttttatttttgttgtcaaaCTCGTTTTTTACTACATACTTATATTttactataattatatatttataaggttatttttaaagttgtttaaattttt
The genomic region above belongs to Glycine max cultivar Williams 82 chromosome 14, Glycine_max_v4.0, whole genome shotgun sequence and contains:
- the LOC100786548 gene encoding GDSL esterase/lipase EXL3 isoform X1, producing the protein MKLPAHCFLASTLKSLVRLTVLLLVVSSNKTKGAVKLPPNISVPAVLVFGDSIMDTGNNNNNLITSARSNFPPYGQDFKGGIPTGRFCNGKVPSDILVEELGIKEFLPAYLDPNLELNELPTGVCFASGGSGYDPLTSQTATAIPLSGQLDMFKEYIVKLKGHVGEDRTNFILANGLFFVVLGSNDISNTYFLTHLRELQYDVPTYSDFMLNSASNFFEEIYQLGARRIAVVSAPPVGCVPFHRTLSGGIARKCVQKYNDAVLLFNDKLSKKINSLNQKLPNSRIVYFDVYNPLLDVTVNHQKYGYKVGDRGCCGTGNLEVALTCNHLDATCSNVLDYVFWDGFHPSESVYKQLVPPLLQKYIHRFA
- the LOC100786548 gene encoding GDSL esterase/lipase EXL3 isoform X2, which produces MKLPAHCFLASTLKSLVRLTVLLLVVSSNKTKGAVKLPPNISVPAVLVFGDSIMDTGNNNNNLITSARSNFPPYGQDFKGGIPTGRFCNGKVPSDILVEELGIKEFLPAYLDPNLELNELPTGVCFASGGSGYDPLTSQTATAIPLSGQLDMFKEYIVKLKGHVGEDRTNFILANGLFFVVLGSNDISNTYFLTHLRELQYDVPTYSDFMLNSASNFFEVTKSGTEGVVAQAI